Proteins encoded by one window of Martelella endophytica:
- a CDS encoding alpha/beta fold hydrolase, whose translation MTTTPMIRHAETRHGRIAWQASGPEGGLPLVLFQRFRGTMDDWDPAFITGLSANRRVIRFDSAGIGRSGGQVPETVAGMAAVAADFLVTINLAQIDLLGWSLGGAIAQQFALDFPHMVRRLIVAGSSPGPIADGPQPHPRVASVMTRPENGEDDFLFLFYPETDCAVSAGRASLSRVLGQRARGPRVTAESFVRQVKAISAWPGILHRARELKLPVLVANGAHDVMIPAYRSYVLSQTAPDAKLLLYPDAGHAFLFQEIDDFVAEIERFLQG comes from the coding sequence ATGACGACAACCCCGATGATACGCCATGCCGAAACCCGCCACGGCCGGATCGCCTGGCAGGCCAGCGGTCCCGAAGGCGGCCTGCCGCTGGTGTTGTTCCAGCGCTTCCGCGGCACGATGGACGACTGGGACCCAGCCTTCATAACCGGACTTTCGGCCAATCGCCGGGTTATCCGTTTCGACAGCGCCGGTATTGGCCGTTCCGGTGGCCAGGTCCCGGAAACGGTGGCCGGCATGGCGGCGGTGGCGGCTGATTTTCTCGTCACGATCAACCTCGCGCAGATCGACCTTCTCGGCTGGTCGCTCGGCGGCGCCATCGCGCAGCAGTTCGCACTTGATTTTCCGCACATGGTCCGCCGGCTGATCGTTGCCGGCTCCAGCCCGGGCCCGATCGCCGACGGACCGCAACCGCATCCGCGCGTGGCGTCGGTCATGACCCGGCCGGAAAACGGGGAAGATGACTTCCTCTTCCTGTTCTATCCCGAGACGGACTGCGCCGTCTCTGCCGGCCGGGCGTCGCTTTCCCGTGTCCTCGGTCAGAGGGCGCGCGGTCCGAGGGTCACCGCCGAATCCTTCGTCAGACAGGTGAAGGCAATTTCGGCCTGGCCCGGCATCCTGCACCGGGCGCGTGAACTGAAACTGCCGGTTCTGGTGGCCAATGGCGCGCATGACGTGATGATCCCCGCCTATCGCTCATATGTGCTGTCCCAGACAGCCCCCGACGCCAAGCTGCTGCTCTATCCCGATGCCGGCCACGCCTTCCTGTTTCAGGAGATCGATGACTTCGTCGCTGAAATTGAGCGCTTCCTACAAGGCTGA
- a CDS encoding carboxymuconolactone decarboxylase family protein — protein MSAIEPLTDEQITPHVAEIFARTKASMGMVPNLYRVLANAPAALDVYTGSGATLRKGVLPAATRELIAIAVAAANGCDYCLAAHTGAARAAGVSAEDRAAAQAGRSSDGHAQAVLELALAINATHGQDATPALEAARAYGVSDAEILETIAHVAVSILTNSVNNIVGTTLDFPKVERMAA, from the coding sequence ATGTCTGCAATCGAACCGCTTACCGACGAGCAGATCACACCGCATGTGGCCGAGATCTTCGCCAGGACGAAGGCGTCCATGGGCATGGTGCCCAATCTTTATCGCGTGCTGGCCAACGCACCGGCGGCGCTTGATGTCTATACCGGTTCCGGCGCCACCCTGCGCAAGGGCGTTCTGCCCGCCGCGACGCGCGAACTGATCGCCATCGCCGTGGCCGCCGCCAATGGCTGCGATTACTGTCTCGCCGCCCATACGGGCGCTGCCCGCGCCGCTGGCGTCAGCGCCGAAGACCGCGCCGCCGCACAGGCCGGGCGTTCATCCGACGGCCATGCGCAGGCAGTGCTCGAGCTTGCGCTCGCGATCAATGCCACCCATGGCCAGGACGCCACGCCGGCGCTTGAAGCCGCCCGCGCCTACGGCGTCTCCGACGCCGAAATTCTCGAGACCATTGCGCATGTCGCTGTCAGCATCCTGACAAACAGCGTCAACAACATCGTCGGCACGACGCTCGATTTTCCGAAGGTCGAGCGCATGGCTGCCTGA
- a CDS encoding ATP-binding protein gives MTLHMEKIRFANFELNIPARQLSRDDQPIKIGSRAFDILSTLAARPGELIGKADLIATVWPDTIVSEGVLRVHMVALRKALGATATCPFVRAIPGRGYAFVAETETQPSPLAHDAADLKSVPILHGRDDTLADLEVLSGHGLISLVGPGGVGKTVVAQAFARRYSAAGADAVMIDLAEPDDTHHVAERVHAVLEQHPLTRGSRLLLVLDNCEQVIDQVARLAETMLAENPPTTLLVTSREPLRIAGEIVLRLRPLPLPGRSANAEEIAASPAVQLFLNRAGCSLPNRPTPGSSCLRQVTEIVRSLDGLPLALELAAGRAAELGLDDLLQRIERPLAILRHGRRTAPAYQQSMRASLQRSFARLTADEHALLSAISSLPETFSLADMRRAAPTLGEDHFDEAVRGLVSKSVIERSACGESYHLLALTRDYVRELHPPEGSPLKDVAGRSQVGNRPVKHPSAMQYLGLPISRSAAPTYRPGGLSLPDKPLSTLSPAQGGDNVTRAPPKPQ, from the coding sequence ATGACGCTGCACATGGAGAAGATCCGCTTCGCCAATTTCGAGCTCAATATTCCTGCGCGGCAGCTTTCGCGCGACGACCAGCCCATCAAGATTGGTTCACGCGCCTTCGACATCCTCTCGACGCTCGCCGCGCGACCCGGAGAGTTAATCGGCAAGGCTGACCTGATTGCCACCGTCTGGCCGGACACCATCGTGTCTGAAGGGGTACTCAGGGTTCATATGGTGGCGCTTAGAAAAGCACTCGGAGCTACTGCAACCTGCCCTTTTGTACGGGCCATCCCCGGGCGGGGCTATGCCTTCGTTGCCGAAACGGAGACGCAGCCCAGCCCCCTTGCGCATGATGCTGCCGATCTGAAATCTGTCCCCATCCTGCACGGACGCGATGACACGCTGGCCGATTTGGAGGTGCTCTCCGGTCACGGCCTGATCAGTCTTGTTGGCCCGGGCGGCGTTGGCAAAACGGTTGTTGCTCAGGCCTTCGCTCGGCGTTACTCGGCTGCTGGTGCGGACGCTGTCATGATCGATCTTGCAGAGCCCGACGATACACATCATGTTGCAGAGCGCGTTCACGCCGTTCTCGAACAACACCCTCTCACTCGGGGATCTCGCCTGCTGCTGGTGCTCGACAATTGCGAACAGGTGATCGACCAAGTCGCGCGTCTTGCCGAGACGATGCTTGCGGAAAACCCGCCCACCACACTCCTCGTAACTAGCCGCGAACCCTTGCGCATCGCCGGCGAAATCGTTCTGAGGCTTCGTCCGTTGCCATTGCCCGGACGTTCCGCCAATGCCGAGGAGATTGCCGCAAGTCCGGCCGTGCAGCTGTTTCTCAACCGCGCAGGCTGTAGCCTACCCAATCGTCCTACGCCGGGCAGCTCCTGTCTCAGACAGGTGACCGAAATCGTCAGAAGCCTGGACGGATTGCCACTAGCGCTTGAGCTGGCGGCCGGCCGGGCTGCGGAACTCGGCTTGGACGACCTGTTGCAACGGATTGAGCGGCCGCTTGCGATCCTGCGGCACGGGCGGCGCACCGCTCCAGCCTATCAGCAGAGCATGAGAGCCTCGCTGCAGCGCAGCTTCGCCCGGCTCACGGCGGATGAACACGCGTTGTTGTCGGCAATCTCAAGCCTGCCGGAGACGTTTTCTCTTGCGGATATGCGCCGGGCCGCACCAACACTCGGAGAAGATCATTTCGACGAAGCTGTACGCGGCCTCGTGTCGAAGTCGGTCATAGAGCGCTCCGCATGCGGGGAAAGCTATCATCTTCTGGCGCTCACCCGAGACTATGTCAGGGAGCTTCATCCTCCGGAAGGATCGCCGTTGAAGGACGTCGCTGGCCGCAGCCAGGTCGGAAACAGACCAGTGAAACATCCCTCGGCAATGCAATACCTGGGTCTACCGATCTCCCGTTCAGCCGCACCAACTTACCGGCCGGGTGGCCTTTCATTGCCAGACAAACCTTTGTCTACTTTATCGCCAGCACAAGGCGGGGACAACGTCACCAGAGCGCCACCCAAACCCCAATGA
- a CDS encoding winged helix-turn-helix transcriptional regulator: protein MAKARHSRFDCSPGCSVEAAIGLIDGKWKSVILFHLLSGTLRFNEIRRHIVNVTPRMLTNQLRELEEDGLIVRTVYAQVPPKVEYSLSELGRTMEPILLSLKGWGDANISLFGKPKGHDPRERANETQRVNA, encoded by the coding sequence ATGGCCAAGGCCCGCCACTCCCGTTTTGACTGCAGCCCCGGCTGTTCAGTCGAAGCCGCGATCGGTCTGATCGACGGCAAATGGAAATCCGTGATCCTGTTTCACCTTCTGTCCGGCACTCTGCGCTTCAATGAGATCCGCCGACATATCGTCAACGTCACGCCGCGCATGCTGACCAACCAGCTGCGCGAGCTCGAGGAAGACGGGCTGATCGTGCGCACCGTCTATGCGCAGGTGCCGCCGAAGGTGGAGTATTCGCTGTCCGAGCTGGGCCGAACCATGGAGCCCATCCTGCTGTCGCTTAAAGGTTGGGGGGACGCCAATATCAGCCTGTTCGGAAAGCCGAAGGGACACGATCCGCGCGAACGAGCAAACGAAACACAGCGGGTAAACGCCTGA
- a CDS encoding SDR family NAD(P)-dependent oxidoreductase, with translation MTTALITGASSGIGAIYADRLAARGEDLILVARNATRLEAIADKLKTRYGVRVSTIAADLASAGGLSAVESVLKTDETIATLVNNAGFGSAAPLVSADVDEMQNMVAINVTAPMRLAYAAVPAFRARGTGTIINISSIVAIGPEVLNGVYGGTKAFILAFSHSLRKELEDTGVRVQVVLPGATGTEFWDIAGLPVRNLPEEWVMTADDLVDAALMGLDRGEYATIPSLLEAGQWDAWEAARATMMPHLSSAVVAERYRQQIEA, from the coding sequence ATGACCACAGCACTCATCACCGGCGCATCGTCCGGCATCGGCGCCATCTATGCCGATCGTCTTGCCGCCCGCGGCGAAGACCTCATTCTCGTTGCCCGCAACGCGACCCGCCTCGAAGCAATCGCCGACAAGCTGAAGACCCGTTATGGCGTCAGGGTCAGCACGATCGCTGCCGATCTGGCCAGCGCCGGCGGTCTCTCTGCGGTCGAGTCTGTGCTGAAGACCGATGAAACCATCGCCACCCTGGTCAACAATGCCGGTTTTGGCAGTGCCGCCCCGCTGGTATCGGCCGACGTCGATGAAATGCAGAATATGGTGGCGATTAACGTGACGGCCCCAATGCGCCTTGCCTATGCCGCCGTGCCGGCCTTCCGCGCCAGGGGCACGGGAACAATCATCAACATTTCCTCGATCGTTGCCATCGGACCGGAAGTCCTCAACGGCGTTTATGGAGGAACCAAGGCCTTCATTCTGGCTTTCAGCCATTCGCTGCGCAAGGAACTTGAAGATACCGGTGTCCGTGTGCAGGTTGTCCTTCCCGGCGCCACCGGCACAGAGTTCTGGGACATTGCAGGCCTTCCGGTCCGAAACCTTCCCGAAGAATGGGTGATGACCGCCGATGATCTGGTCGATGCCGCGCTAATGGGGCTGGACCGCGGCGAATATGCCACCATTCCCTCGCTGCTTGAGGCGGGACAATGGGATGCATGGGAAGCGGCCCGCGCCACCATGATGCCGCATCTTTCGAGCGCTGTGGTTGCCGAGCGCTATCGCCAGCAGATCGAGGCCTGA
- a CDS encoding putative quinol monooxygenase, which produces MTTGSKAEVHVVAVLKARPGKGAALLEALEAIIPAVRREDGCIRYELTVDRADADRAVMLEVWRDEAALGRHETAAPFVSLAACFDELLAEPVALLKLQHRM; this is translated from the coding sequence ATGACCACAGGTTCAAAGGCCGAAGTGCATGTCGTGGCAGTGCTGAAGGCCAGGCCGGGCAAGGGCGCGGCACTGCTGGAGGCGCTTGAGGCGATCATTCCGGCGGTCCGCAGGGAAGATGGCTGCATCCGCTATGAGCTGACCGTTGACCGCGCAGATGCGGATCGCGCCGTCATGCTGGAAGTCTGGCGCGATGAAGCCGCGCTCGGCCGGCATGAGACCGCCGCCCCGTTTGTCTCGCTCGCCGCCTGCTTCGATGAACTGCTGGCAGAGCCGGTCGCCCTGCTGAAACTTCAGCACCGCATGTGA
- a CDS encoding SDR family oxidoreductase: MTSLENARVLVIGGSSGIGLATARAAAAAGAEVVIASRSAKKLEAAKQDMGVNVTTAVLDITDAEALEAWFGAAASFDHIVVSAAQTPTGPVRKLALDDARKAVDSKFWGAYQVARAARFSERGTLTLVSGFLSERPSASSVLQGAINAALEALARGLALELSPVRVNTVSPGLIDTPLWNGLGDDGRTAMFDKVSKSLPAKTVGKPEHIANAVLFLMTTPFATGSNVRVDGGGAIG, encoded by the coding sequence ATGACATCTCTTGAAAATGCCCGCGTACTCGTCATCGGTGGCAGTTCCGGCATCGGTCTTGCCACGGCCCGTGCTGCGGCTGCTGCCGGCGCCGAAGTCGTCATCGCCTCGCGCTCGGCGAAAAAGCTCGAAGCCGCAAAACAGGATATGGGCGTCAATGTTACGACAGCCGTGCTCGACATCACCGATGCCGAGGCGCTTGAAGCCTGGTTCGGCGCCGCCGCCTCGTTCGACCATATCGTGGTTTCTGCCGCGCAGACGCCGACCGGTCCGGTGCGCAAACTCGCACTGGACGACGCCCGCAAGGCCGTCGACAGCAAGTTCTGGGGCGCCTATCAGGTCGCCCGCGCCGCCCGCTTCTCCGAGCGGGGAACGCTGACGCTGGTCTCCGGTTTCCTCAGCGAGCGGCCGTCGGCAAGCTCGGTCCTGCAGGGCGCCATCAATGCGGCGCTGGAGGCGCTGGCCCGTGGTCTGGCGCTGGAACTGTCGCCGGTGCGTGTCAATACCGTCTCGCCGGGGCTGATCGATACGCCGCTGTGGAACGGTCTTGGCGACGACGGCCGGACCGCCATGTTCGACAAGGTTTCGAAGTCGCTTCCGGCAAAGACGGTCGGCAAGCCGGAGCATATTGCCAACGCGGTTTTATTCCTGATGACGACGCCGTTCGCCACGGGATCCAATGTCCGTGTCGACGGCGGCGGTGCGATCGGCTGA
- a CDS encoding LysR family transcriptional regulator, with protein sequence MNERPTLAELSAFAAVARHLSFRAAAEALDIGPSTLSHMIRDLEARLGVRLFNRTTRSVALTEAGQRFAGRVHPLLEGLDDALDEVGSAGDTARGRLRISASETVAALLLRRTVPAFLQRFPDVTLDLVAEPQFTDIVAGGYDAAFRLGEAVPLDMVAVKIGGPSRMVTVAAPAYLAGHAAPQTPSELTGHALIASRTPAGRPQQWEFGRNGEVIRIEAEGRLVLNRTELMTRAALAGLGIAYVPERIAAAHLETGALRLLLDDWCPSYPGLSLYYPGHRLVPARLRAFIAVLRAVPP encoded by the coding sequence ATGAATGAACGTCCAACGCTTGCCGAGCTGAGTGCCTTTGCTGCCGTCGCGCGTCATCTGAGCTTCAGAGCGGCCGCCGAGGCACTGGATATCGGTCCCTCGACGCTCAGCCACATGATCCGCGATCTCGAGGCAAGGCTTGGCGTGCGCCTTTTCAACCGCACGACGCGCAGCGTCGCGCTGACGGAGGCCGGTCAGCGGTTTGCCGGACGCGTGCATCCGTTGCTCGAAGGCCTTGACGATGCTCTGGACGAGGTTGGCAGTGCCGGCGATACGGCGCGCGGCAGGCTCAGGATCAGCGCCTCGGAGACGGTGGCCGCGCTGCTGCTTCGGCGCACCGTGCCGGCCTTTCTGCAACGCTTTCCCGACGTCACGCTCGACCTTGTTGCCGAACCGCAATTCACCGACATCGTCGCCGGGGGCTATGACGCGGCCTTTCGCCTGGGAGAAGCCGTGCCGCTGGATATGGTCGCCGTGAAGATCGGCGGTCCCTCGCGCATGGTTACGGTCGCAGCCCCCGCCTATCTTGCGGGGCACGCCGCGCCGCAGACACCGTCTGAGCTGACCGGGCACGCCCTGATCGCAAGCCGTACACCGGCTGGAAGACCCCAGCAGTGGGAGTTTGGCCGAAATGGCGAGGTCATCCGGATCGAGGCGGAAGGCAGGCTGGTTCTGAACCGCACCGAACTGATGACGCGGGCCGCGCTTGCGGGCCTTGGTATTGCCTATGTGCCCGAACGCATTGCCGCAGCGCACCTTGAAACCGGTGCGCTGCGGCTGTTGCTTGACGACTGGTGCCCGTCCTATCCCGGGCTCAGCCTCTACTATCCCGGCCACCGGCTGGTTCCGGCGCGGCTGAGAGCCTTCATCGCGGTGCTGCGCGCGGTCCCGCCCTGA
- a CDS encoding zinc-binding alcohol dehydrogenase family protein, with translation MKAIGYKKPGAIDRDDALIDIELPRPKATGRDLLVEVAAISVNPVDTKIRAGATPPEGEYKVLGWDAVGRVVETGPDVKSFKVGDAVYYAGSLIRPGANSQFHLVDERIVGHKPTSLTNAEAAALPLTAITAYEMLFDRLDIARPVPGAANAILIVGGAGGVGSIAIQLARALTDLTVIATASRPETVSWVKELGAHHVVDHSKPIAEQVAALGIGGPAFVFSTTETHRHLKEIVEAIAPQGRFGLIDDPDGLDVMAFKRKAVSTHWEFMFTRSMFETADMDAQQKLLDHVAELIDSGRIRTTVTDILSPISAANLKKAHAIIESGKARGKIVLQDF, from the coding sequence ATGAAAGCCATTGGATACAAAAAGCCCGGTGCGATCGATCGTGACGATGCACTCATTGACATTGAACTGCCCCGCCCGAAAGCGACCGGGCGCGATCTTCTGGTCGAGGTTGCGGCCATTTCGGTGAACCCGGTCGATACCAAGATCCGCGCTGGCGCCACGCCGCCGGAAGGCGAATACAAGGTGCTCGGCTGGGATGCCGTCGGCCGTGTGGTCGAAACCGGTCCAGATGTGAAGAGTTTCAAGGTCGGTGACGCTGTCTATTATGCCGGTTCGCTGATCCGTCCCGGCGCCAACAGTCAGTTCCATCTGGTTGACGAGCGCATTGTCGGACACAAGCCGACAAGCCTGACCAATGCCGAGGCCGCGGCCCTGCCGCTGACGGCGATCACCGCATATGAAATGCTGTTCGACCGGCTCGACATCGCCCGCCCGGTTCCCGGCGCGGCCAATGCGATCCTGATTGTCGGTGGCGCCGGCGGCGTTGGCTCGATTGCCATTCAGCTTGCCAGGGCGCTGACCGACCTGACGGTCATTGCCACCGCATCGCGGCCGGAAACCGTATCCTGGGTCAAGGAACTCGGCGCCCACCATGTCGTCGATCACTCAAAGCCGATCGCCGAACAGGTCGCAGCACTGGGCATCGGCGGGCCCGCCTTTGTCTTTTCGACCACGGAAACCCACCGTCACTTGAAGGAGATCGTCGAGGCGATCGCGCCGCAGGGCCGTTTCGGTCTGATCGACGATCCCGATGGGCTCGATGTCATGGCGTTCAAGCGCAAGGCCGTTTCCACGCACTGGGAATTCATGTTTACCCGCTCGATGTTCGAGACCGCCGATATGGACGCCCAGCAGAAGCTGCTCGATCATGTTGCCGAACTGATCGACAGCGGCCGGATCCGTACCACGGTCACCGACATCCTGTCGCCGATCAGCGCCGCCAATCTGAAGAAGGCCCATGCGATCATCGAAAGCGGCAAGGCACGCGGCAAGATCGTGCTGCAGGACTTTTGA
- the tehA gene encoding dicarboxylate transporter/tellurite-resistance protein TehA, protein MPSTVTTTSAPPAIAPGGWFARLAAATPASFFGMVLGLGGLANAWRVAERIFPLPGFISEAIFALGAAVWAALMLLYGTKILTSLTAFRQEASHPIMCCYIGLTGVATMLIAGGLLPYSYAAAAVVYLCGFAMTAIFGVWRTGELWKGERDPAQNTAVLYLPTVAGSFVTATVASALGYPDWGQFAFGSGFFAWLAMESVILHRLLTAPTTAKAIRPTLGIHLAPAPVGAVAYIAVSGGAPDILVHAMIGYGILQLAILARLAGWFRESGPVAGFWGFTFGATSIAVAPLELMAHGDNGAVSVIAIAMFIMANILVGGLTLMTLWLLFSGRLYPNLRPAIPGAGA, encoded by the coding sequence ATGCCCTCGACCGTCACGACGACATCGGCGCCGCCGGCCATCGCCCCGGGCGGATGGTTCGCCCGGCTGGCAGCTGCAACGCCGGCCTCATTCTTCGGCATGGTTCTGGGCCTTGGCGGGCTCGCCAATGCCTGGCGGGTCGCCGAGCGGATCTTTCCGCTTCCCGGCTTCATATCCGAGGCCATCTTCGCGCTCGGCGCTGCCGTGTGGGCCGCCCTGATGCTGCTTTACGGCACCAAGATCCTGACCAGCCTGACGGCCTTCCGGCAGGAAGCCTCCCATCCGATCATGTGCTGCTATATCGGCCTGACCGGGGTGGCGACCATGCTGATTGCCGGCGGCCTCCTGCCCTATTCCTATGCTGCGGCAGCCGTCGTCTATCTTTGCGGATTTGCCATGACCGCGATCTTCGGCGTCTGGCGGACCGGCGAATTGTGGAAGGGCGAGCGCGACCCGGCACAGAATACGGCCGTGCTCTATCTTCCCACTGTGGCCGGCAGTTTTGTCACCGCAACCGTTGCCTCCGCGCTTGGCTATCCGGACTGGGGCCAGTTTGCCTTCGGATCGGGTTTCTTTGCCTGGCTGGCGATGGAATCGGTTATCCTGCACCGGCTTCTGACCGCGCCGACGACGGCAAAGGCGATCCGCCCGACACTCGGCATCCATCTCGCACCTGCGCCCGTTGGCGCGGTGGCCTATATCGCGGTCTCCGGTGGCGCGCCCGACATTCTCGTTCACGCGATGATCGGTTATGGCATCCTGCAGCTGGCGATCCTGGCGCGCCTTGCCGGATGGTTTCGCGAAAGTGGTCCGGTCGCGGGCTTCTGGGGCTTTACCTTCGGTGCAACCTCGATTGCCGTCGCGCCGCTGGAGCTGATGGCCCATGGCGACAACGGCGCCGTCTCTGTCATCGCCATCGCCATGTTCATCATGGCCAATATCCTTGTCGGCGGCCTGACGCTGATGACGCTGTGGCTTCTGTTCTCCGGGCGCCTTTACCCGAACCTCAGGCCCGCAATCCCCGGCGCCGGGGCATGA
- a CDS encoding GlxA family transcriptional regulator, with protein MQHVGFILEDGFQIMGMAALSAFEFANQTLGENGYRLTVMSEKGGTIRSSLGIKIETEPLSDFPDTLMVVGELVPRSISKGLENYLIAAAAQSRRVAGLCTGAFVLAEAGLLDGRIATTHWYHARSLQERFPHIQVDDDRIFVSDGNIWTSAGMSAAIDLTLALIEDDHGASLARAVARNLVVYHRRPGGQSQFSALLDLEPRSDRIRRALVYARENLKNPLTVEELADAASLSPRQFSRIFREETGQSPAKAVERLRLEAAKIMLEDGRHPLDTVARDTGFADRDRMRRAFLRFFGQPPQALRRSLKMVEGEAGTGTAAPRNQPATPV; from the coding sequence GTGCAGCATGTTGGTTTCATTCTGGAAGATGGCTTCCAGATCATGGGAATGGCGGCCCTTTCCGCCTTCGAGTTTGCAAATCAAACGTTGGGCGAGAACGGCTACCGCTTGACCGTGATGTCAGAAAAAGGCGGGACAATTCGCTCCTCCCTCGGCATCAAAATTGAAACCGAGCCGCTCTCGGACTTTCCGGACACTCTTATGGTGGTGGGGGAATTGGTACCGCGCAGCATCTCGAAGGGATTGGAAAATTATCTCATCGCTGCGGCGGCGCAGTCGCGCCGCGTCGCGGGCCTTTGTACCGGCGCTTTTGTGCTGGCAGAGGCGGGACTACTTGACGGTCGGATCGCCACCACCCACTGGTATCATGCCCGCAGCTTGCAGGAACGCTTCCCTCATATACAAGTGGATGACGACCGCATCTTCGTCAGCGACGGCAACATCTGGACATCGGCAGGCATGAGTGCGGCGATTGATCTGACGCTGGCGCTAATCGAAGATGATCACGGGGCAAGCCTCGCCCGCGCCGTCGCGCGCAATCTGGTGGTCTATCACCGCCGTCCGGGCGGGCAGTCGCAGTTTTCCGCCCTGCTCGATCTCGAACCCCGCTCCGACCGGATACGCCGCGCTCTGGTCTATGCCCGCGAAAACCTGAAGAACCCGCTGACGGTGGAGGAACTGGCAGACGCCGCCTCGCTCAGCCCGCGCCAGTTCAGCCGCATCTTCCGTGAGGAAACCGGTCAGTCACCGGCCAAGGCGGTCGAGCGGCTGCGTCTTGAAGCCGCAAAAATCATGCTGGAGGATGGCCGCCATCCCCTCGACACTGTCGCCCGTGATACCGGCTTTGCCGATCGCGATCGCATGCGCCGCGCCTTTCTCCGCTTCTTCGGCCAGCCGCCACAGGCCCTCAGGCGCAGCCTGAAGATGGTGGAGGGCGAGGCTGGCACCGGAACGGCCGCCCCCCGAAACCAACCCGCGACACCGGTATGA
- a CDS encoding SDR family oxidoreductase, which produces MRDTWFITGVSSGFGRAMSEQVLASGGRVFGTVREASAIADLQKRYPDRFRHAVVDMVDGDTLEGVVADAFEAFGRIDVVVNNAGYGLFGAAEALSDAQIRHQIDTNLVAPILITKAALPYLRAQGGGRIIAVSSYGGQATHPGASLYHASKWGLEGFFDALAQEVAAFDIGVTIVEPGGARTGFRSAAGAGLPDDIADYAKSPAGMVRKVLENPGHEPAGDPDAMSAAIIASADQNPAPLRLVLGDDARGFIEKALKARLAALDA; this is translated from the coding sequence ATGCGTGATACATGGTTCATAACCGGTGTGAGCAGCGGCTTTGGCCGCGCCATGAGCGAACAGGTGCTGGCATCCGGCGGGCGCGTGTTCGGCACGGTGCGCGAAGCCTCGGCAATCGCCGATCTGCAGAAGCGCTACCCGGACCGTTTCCGCCATGCGGTCGTCGACATGGTCGATGGCGATACGCTTGAAGGCGTCGTGGCCGATGCCTTTGAGGCCTTCGGCCGCATCGATGTCGTGGTCAACAATGCCGGCTATGGTCTTTTCGGCGCGGCCGAAGCGCTCAGCGACGCCCAGATCCGCCACCAGATCGATACCAACCTCGTCGCGCCCATTTTGATCACGAAGGCGGCATTGCCGTATCTGCGGGCGCAGGGCGGCGGACGGATCATCGCGGTGTCAAGCTATGGCGGTCAGGCGACCCATCCCGGCGCATCGCTTTATCATGCCAGCAAATGGGGGCTGGAAGGCTTCTTCGACGCGCTGGCGCAGGAGGTGGCGGCGTTCGATATCGGTGTGACGATTGTCGAGCCCGGTGGCGCGCGCACTGGCTTCCGCAGTGCCGCCGGAGCGGGGCTTCCCGATGATATCGCCGACTATGCGAAATCGCCGGCCGGCATGGTCCGCAAGGTGCTTGAAAATCCCGGTCACGAACCTGCGGGCGATCCCGACGCCATGTCGGCAGCGATCATCGCTTCGGCGGATCAGAACCCCGCGCCGCTGCGTCTTGTCCTGGGCGACGATGCCCGTGGCTTTATCGAAAAGGCCCTGAAAGCCCGGCTTGCGGCGCTTGATGCCTGA